Proteins from one Ipomoea triloba cultivar NCNSP0323 chromosome 1, ASM357664v1 genomic window:
- the LOC116000437 gene encoding conserved oligomeric Golgi complex subunit 8, translated as MESEVASDETSTVAGLIPLASASQQPYVSELLSFTLDRLHKEPELLRVDAERIRRQMQEVAVGNYRAFISSADALLAIREEVSSIDKHLESMIDEIPKLTSGCTEFIDSAEEILEKRKMNQTLLANHSTLLDLLEIPQLMDTCVRNGNYDEALDLEAFVAKLSTMHLKLPVIQALAAEVRQTTQSLLSQLLQKLRSNIQLPECLRIIGYLRRIGVFSEYEMRLQFLRCREAWLTGILDDLEQRNAYEYLKGMINCHRMHLFDVVNQYRAIFSDDTSGREENYDGGLLFNWAMHQISSHLRTLKVMLPKINEGGSLSNILDQCMYCAMGLGWVGLDFRGLLPPLFEEAVLNLFTKNMNTAVENFQLVLDSHRWVPLPAVGFPASSLGDESQEDVTPPSSLMEHPPLAVFVNGVSAAMNELRPCAPLSLKHVLAQELVKGLQAVSDSLQRYNTTRMLRENESVLFISLCRAFIEVAFPHCVTCFGRCYPGGATLIADAKNLFEGISKLLTTSPSRELPKPIHTVENKTISENGNLPSVENDGTPNGDQSGDTNSEEKEEDKIPPVSEEKPVDE; from the exons atggagtcGGAAGTTGCCTCTGACGAAACATCCACCGTCGCCGGCCTTATCCCCCTTGCATCTGCCTCTCAGCAGCCTTACGTCTCCGAACTTCTCTCCTTCACTCTTGATCGCCTGCACAAG GAGCCGGAGCTGCTACGAGTTGATGCCGAACGAATTCGGAGGCAGATGCAGGAGGTGGCGGTGGGAAACTACCGCGCTTTCATCTCCTCGGCCGATGCGCTGCTTGCTATTCGAGAGGAAGTTTCTTCTATTGATAAACACCTTGAATCCATG ATAGATGAAATTCCTAAGCTAACTTCTGGTTGCACTGAGTTCATTGACTCTGCAGAAGAAATtttggagaagagaaaaatgaaccaaacactgCTTGCAAATCACAGTACTTTGCTTGACTTGCTTGAAATTCCCCAGCTTATGGATAC ATGTGTTAGGAATGGAAATTATGATGAAGCTCTTGATTTAGAAGCATTTGTTGCCAAGCTTTCAACAATGCACCTGAA ATTGCCTGTCATCCAAGCTCTTGCAGCAGAAGTACGGCAGACCACCCAATCTCTTCTTTCTCAGCTTCTCCAAAAACTTAGATCAAACATTCAG TTGCCAGAATGCCTCCGTATCATTGGATACTTGCGTCGAATAGGAGTGTTCAGTGAGTATGAAATGCGCCTACAG TTTCTAAGATGCCGTGAGGCATGGCTTACTGGGATTCTTGATGACTTGGAACAACGGAACGCTTATGAATATCTCAAAGGGATGATCAATTGTCATAGAATGCATCTTTTTGATGTTGTTAACCAATACCGTGCAATATTTTCTGATGATACATCAGGAAGGGAAGAGAACTATGATGGTGGGCTTTTATTCAATTGGGCCATGCATCAAATCTCTTCCCACCTCAGAACTCTTAAGGTCATGCTTCCCAAGATCAATGAAGGAGGATCCTTGTCAAATATTCTGGACCAGTGCATG TACTGTGCTATGGGACTTGGTTGGGTTGGATTGGACTTTCGAGGCTTGCTTCCCCCTCTTTTTGAAGA GGCAGTCCTGAATTTATTTACCAAGAACATGAATACAGCAGTTGAGAATTTTCAG TTGGTACTGGATTCTCATCGCTGGGTCCCATTGCCAGCAGTTGGCTTTCCTGCCAGCAGTTTGGGTGATGAAAGCCAGGAGGATGTTACTCCTCCTTCAAGTCTGATGGAGCATCCGCCTCTTGCTGTTTTTGTTAATG GTGTATCTGCCGCAATGAATGAATTGCGCCCATGTGCCCCTTTAAGTTTGAAGCATGTACTTGCTCAAGAACTAGTCAAGGGATTGCAGGCTGTCTCTGATTCTTTGCAGAGATATAATACAACTCGCATGCTTCGAGAGAACGAGTCTGTGCTTTTCATCTCACTTTGTCGAGCATTCATTGAG GTTGCTTTTCCACATTGTGTTACATGCTTTGGTCGTTGTTACCCTGGTGGGGCTACTCTAATAGCCGATGCCAAGAATTTATTTGAAGGAATTAGCAAGCTATTGACAACCTCTCCCTCTCGAGAACTTCCAAAACCAATTCACACTGTAGAGAACAAGACTATATCTGAAAATGGGAACTTGCCTTCGGTGGAGAATGACGGGACACCTAATGGCGATCAAAGTGGGGATACCAActcagaagaaaaagaagaggacAAAATTCCTCCAGTCAGCGAGGAAAAACCTGTTGATGAATGA
- the LOC116033833 gene encoding protein ALP1-like, with protein sequence MSSSSLQSKRRRKRPDCLPEVPGGDGGDHRDEKRVVAKTRGLKEIITSLLLLEEQEKQEREEYEREEEESKSHLEANHKKRTRVMWEFFSNSQHHQSAAEQIDGARKREERANTRAAAAAIAAAAEQEADSGSSKTEKTAAPQRRLWVKNRSTAWWDECNSADFPEEEFKKAFRMGKDTFEMICNELSSAVARENTMLRDAVPVKQRVAVCIWRLATGEPLRLVSKKFGLGISTCHKLVLEVCTAIRTVLMPKYLQWPEETKITSIKHEFETISGIPDVVGSMYTTHIPIIAPKISVASYFNKRHTERNQRTSYSITVQGVVDPKGVFTDVCIGWPGSMPDDQVLEKSALSQRANGGLLKGVWIVGSSGFPLTDWVLVPYSQQHLTWTQHAFNEKIAEVQKAAKDAFARLKGRWSCLQKRTEVKLQDLPVVLGACCVLHNICEIRNEAMDPELAIELIDDVTVPEALLRSTSARISRDNIAHNLLHHNHAGTSFLS encoded by the coding sequence ATGAGTAGTAGTAGTCTGCAGAGTAAGCGGAGAAGGAAAAGGCCTGACTGCCTTCCGGAAGTTCCCGGCGGCGATGGAGGTGATCACCGGGACGAGAAACGGGTGGTGGCTAAGACGCGCGGTTTGAAAGAGATCATAACCTCGCTGTTGTTGCTTGAGGAGCAAGAAAAGCAGGAGCGAGAGGAGTACGAGAGAGAGGAAGAAGAGAGCAAATCCCACCTGGAAGCAAATCACAAGAAGAGGACCCGCGTGATGTGGGAGTTTTTCTCCAATTCGCAGCACCACCAGAGCGCGGCGGAGCAGATCGACGGGGCGCGGAAGCGGGAAGAGCGGGCCAACACCAGAGCCGCCGCGGCCGCAATCGCAGCCGCGGCGGAGCAGGAGGCGGATTCCGGCAGCAGTAAAACGGAAAAAACCGCGGCCCCACAGCGGCGGCTGTGGGTAAAAAACCGATCAACGGCCTGGTGGGACGAATGCAACAGTGCGGATTTCCCCGAGGAAGAATTCAAGAAAGCATTCCGAATGGGAAAAGACACATTCGAGATGATATGCAACGAATTGAGCTCCGCAGTTGCCCGGGAAAACACTATGCTAAGAGACGCTGTGCCTGTGAAACAAAGAGTCGCAGTTTGTATATGGAGATTAGCAACAGGGGAGCCCCTTAGGCTAGTTTCCAAGAAATTCGGATTAGGGATTTCAACTTGCCATAAGCTTGTTCTTGAGGTCTGCACTGCAATCAGGACAGTATTAATGCCCAAATACTTACAATGGCCCGAAGAAACCAAAATCACAAGCATAAAACACGAATTCGAGACGATATCAGGGATCCCTGATGTAGTAGGCTCAATGTACACCACTCACATACCCATCATTGCTCCCAAGATCAGCGTCGCCTCGTATTTCAACAAGAGGCACACCGAGAGGAACCAGAGGACGTCGTACTCGATCACAGTCCAAGGCGTGGTGGATCCAAAGGGCGTGTTCACTGATGTGTGCATAGGCTGGCCTGGCTCAATGCCTGATGATCAAGTGCTCGAGAAATCCGCCCTGTCTCAGAGGGCGAACGGGGGGCTATTGAAGGGCGTTTGGATCGTTGGGAGCTCGGGTTTCCCCTTGACGGATTGGGTTCTCGTGCCTTACTCTCAGCAGCATTTAACCTGGACACAACACGCTTTCAATGAGAAGATCGCCGAGGTCCAGAAGGCAGCCAAAGACGCCTTCGCGAGGCTGAAAGGCAGGTGGTCCTGCCTGCAGAAGAGAACAGAAGTTAAGCTCCAAGACTTGCCTGTCGTGCTCGGGGCGTGCTGTGTGCTGCACAACATTTGCGAGATCAGGAACGAGGCGATGGATCCAGAGCTCGCCATCGAGCTAATTGACGACGTGACAGTTCCAGAGGCTCTGCTAAGATCAACCAGTGCAAGAATCTCCAGAGATAACATTGCTCATAATCTTCTGCACCATAACCATGCTGGCACTTCTTTCCTGTCATGA